The genomic segment TATCGGAGCATACTGTAGGTGTAGAGTTCATCCTGAATACATTGATTAGTCCTGAATATGGTGCAATCAAATCTTTGGATGAAATCAATGCAGTTGGTCACCGCATGGTACATGGTGGTGAGAAGTTCAGTGAATCGGTATTGCTGACGCAGGAAGTGCTGGATGCATTTACTGCTTGCAATGATTTGGCTCCGCTTCATAATCCTGCCAATTTGAAAGGTGTAAACGCGGTTTCGGCTATTCTGCCTGATGTTCCGCAAATAGGTGTATTTGATACTGCTTTCCACCAGACAATGCCTGATTATGCATACTTGTATGCCGTTCCTTACGAATTGTATGAAAAATATGGCGTCCGTCGTTATGGTTTCCATGGAACTTCTCACCGTTATGTGTCAAAACGTGTTTGTGAGTTTTTGGGCGTGCAACCGGAAGGAAAGAAAATTATTACTTGTCACATTGGTAATGGTGGCTCTATCTCTGCTATCAAAGATGGCAAGTGTGTGGACACCAGCATGGGGCTGACACCGTTGGAAGGATTGATGATGGGTACTCGTAGCGGTGACATCGACGCCGGCGCTGTCACTTTCATCATGGAGAAAGAACATTTGGATGCAAACGGAGTGTCCAACCTTCTGAATAAAAAGAGTGGTGTATTGGGCGTTTCGGGTGTATCCAGCGATATGCGCGAATTGGAAGCGGCTGTTGCTGCCGGTAATCCGAAAGCTATTTTGGCGGAAAAGATGTATTTCTATCGTATAAAGAAATACGTGGGTGCTTATGCTGCTGCTTTGGGCGGTGTGGATATTATCGTATTTACAGGTGGTGTCGGCGAGAACCAATGCAACTGCCGTAGCGAAGTATGCGAAGGGTTGGAATTCATGGGCATCAAAGTAGACCTGAAAAAGAACGAAGTACGTGGTGAAGAAGCCGTAATCTCTGCTGATGACTCTAAGGTTAAAGTAGTGGTTATTCCGACCGATGAAGAACTGATGATTGCTTCGGATACAATGGCTATCTTGAATAAATAACAAAAAGGGCCGGGCCCTTTCTGAATAAAGAGCAGCCATCACCTTGCTTGAAGATTATAGCAAAGGTGATGGCTGCTTTTATATTCTTTGTCTATCTGATGTTTCAGTTCAGCCTATTGAACGTAATCCTTGATGGATGCTCTTTTTGATGAAGCACTTTGATTGTTGATTTGATAAAATCGTTATTGCTGCATTGATATATGTCAACAAATTGCTGCGGATTCCGGTCTACTAAGGGAAACCAACTGCTTTGTATCTGAACAACAATTTTGTGTCCCTTCTTAAATGTATGTGCTATGTCGTTCATGGAAAAGCAGATACGAGTGGGGTGATTGGGAGTAAAGGCTTCAGGATGTTCGAAGCTATTCCTGTATCTTCCTCTCATTACTTCTCCCCGTATTAGCATTTGATATCCGTTCATTAGATAGGTGTGCTTTTGAGACGGATTTTGATAATCATCAGGATATTCATCTATAATCTTAACCACGAAATCTGCATCTGTTGTAGTTATGGCAACTTCTAGCTCGGCTTTAATGGCGCCGCCTAGGGTAATGTTTTCTTTTAGCGGTTCGGTCTTAAAAGATAATACATCTGGGCGGCGTTCGGAAAAACGCTGGTCGTCTGTCATATATTCTTTAGGGCGGGTATATGTAGTCTTGTCTGTATATGGTACGGGCTTATCAGGGTCTGATATATACTCTGAATAAGATTCCTTTTTTTCTGGAGGACACATGTTTAATGTTCCGTTTTCGCCCAAATAGAATGAAAGGGGGTGTGTGCCTGTTGGTGGCCATGCATGGAATTGCTTCCACTCGTTTTTTCCGGAGAAGAAAACGGTTGCCTTTTGTGATGTGGGAGTGGA from the Bacteroides eggerthii genome contains:
- a CDS encoding acetate kinase; translated protein: MKVLVLNCGSSSIKYKLFDMDHKEVIAQGGIEKIGLKGSFLKLTLPNGEKKILEKDISEHTVGVEFILNTLISPEYGAIKSLDEINAVGHRMVHGGEKFSESVLLTQEVLDAFTACNDLAPLHNPANLKGVNAVSAILPDVPQIGVFDTAFHQTMPDYAYLYAVPYELYEKYGVRRYGFHGTSHRYVSKRVCEFLGVQPEGKKIITCHIGNGGSISAIKDGKCVDTSMGLTPLEGLMMGTRSGDIDAGAVTFIMEKEHLDANGVSNLLNKKSGVLGVSGVSSDMRELEAAVAAGNPKAILAEKMYFYRIKKYVGAYAAALGGVDIIVFTGGVGENQCNCRSEVCEGLEFMGIKVDLKKNEVRGEEAVISADDSKVKVVVIPTDEELMIASDTMAILNK